Part of the Musa acuminata AAA Group cultivar baxijiao chromosome BXJ3-10, Cavendish_Baxijiao_AAA, whole genome shotgun sequence genome, GCAATCTATTCGCACGATCTCTTGTTAGGTATTGACCAACTAAAGCTGCGAAGGAATCTAAAAAATGCACAAAAAATAAAGTAGCTAATCACGATGACGCAACATTACTACTGCCATCGTAAGTCGCTTTCGAGCGATCCTAAACTCTACTAAATGACcaaatcatgcataaaatggtgtcATGTCATCAAGAGGGAACATACTTACGGATCGATGACCGTAAGTAATCTCTAGAAAATGACCGAATCGTGTATCCGAGTGCATCCGATCGGCGTGGCGTGGTCTGGGAGAGCAGGCAAGCGCTGCTGCGTGGAAACGGAGGAGGCGCACCGAGTCAACGGCGTATGACTCGAGGGGAATGCCACGGTCACTCGAAAGGCATACCACGGGTTGACTGAAAGAAAATGACTCGAGTTTACGATTTGTTTCAGAGCTCAAGTCATCGATCGAGCCCATCTCACGATGCCACCAACCTCGTTTCGCATCCTTGCCCATGTTTCACACGTTCACGCCACATcttttgatattatctttttcttcctttttttttgtaattCGCTTGACTGACTTGGCAAAATACGCAATCTTGCGTCGATGCATAGGTTGATGAATGGTCCGAGATAATTGCGAGCGGATCGTCCTCGGCGATAGCGGTGTCGTGTGTGCGAAGAAAATGTTGAAATCGATACAGTTGTTTCGGCGTTTTCTAACCAATCCTTGTTTCAGggacggacggacggacggacggacggCTACTTCAAAATACCACAGTACCAATAAATTCTTGCCTTCACCAATAATTTCCAAATAAGGGAATGAATGCGGTGAAGGAGATGGGTTGCCATTATTCAAACAATCCAATCCTATGGGATTTGTTTTCCGTGATCCGCAGGGTTGTTTGGTGGGTTCCCCGAAATTACCATGTCCGTAGACTGGACTCGGTCCTCCATGGCTGCTCGCCTGTTCCCGATAGGCTGCGGTCCGCGATTATGTTATTTGTGGCGGTTGTCCGCTTTAACTTGTCAGAGTGGGTGGTTGGTAACATACGTCGGACAGCGTCTCACCAATCGCCAGAGGGCATCGTCAAACTCCCCATTTCCGACTGAATTATTGCAGGCTGACCGACCCGAAAAGGCTCCCTTGTTTCGTCCCACCACGTGATGTCCATCTATATCAAGACGCCAAGCATGCGCCTTGCTTCGTCGCACCGTCGTTCTCCACCTCTGCCGATATCCCTCGAGCGATCATTTGGTACATCGATTCCGACGGCAGAGAATGGACAGCTTCGACGCCTTCCCCAGACCGCAGAGCGCCGACGGTCCGGCCACCATCCTGGCCATCGGGACCGCCAATCCGGCGAACGTGATGGACCAGATGGAGTATGCCGATTACTACTTCCGAATCACCAACGCAGAGGACAAGACGGAACTCAAACGAAAGTTCAAGCGCATATGTAAGTACATGGAgctgttcctcctcctcctcatcatcgaTTCACGCTCTTCTGGCGTTTCTTTCGCAcgttatgtatatatgtgtgtgtgcagTGGGTTTTGTGATGATATCTGAGAGGAAAAAACTGATCGTTTGTTGATTCGTTGCATGCGTACAGGTGAGAAGTCGACGATCAAGAAGCGTCACATGAGCCTGACGGAGGAGATCCTGAAGAAGAACCCGAGCCTGTGCGAGTACATGGCACCGTCCTTCGACGCCCGGCAGCTGATAGTGCTGGAGGAGGTGCCGAGGTTGGCGAAGGAGGCGGCCGCCAAGGCCATCAAGGAGTGGGGCCGCCCCACGTCGGACATCACCCACCTGGTCTTCTGCTCCGCCGCCGGGGTGGACATCCCTGGCGTCGACTACCGTCTCCTCCAGTTACTAGGCCTCCCTGTTTCTGTTCGCCGCGTGATGCTCTACAACGTGGGCTGCCACGCCGGCGGCACCGCACTCCGCGTGGCCAAGGACCTCGCCGAGAACAACAAGGACGCCCGTGTCCTGGTGGTCTGCTCCGAGCTCAACGTCATGTTCTTCCGCGGCCCAGACGACGACCACTTCGAGAACCTCATCGGCCAGGCCCTCTTCGGTGACGGCGCTGCGGCGCTCATCGTCGGAGCGGACCCGGTCGAGGGGGCCGAGAAGCCCATCTTCGAGTTGGCCTCGGCGTCGCAGGTGATGCTGCCGGAGAGCGAGGAAATGGTAGCGGGACACCTGAGGGAGATCGGTCTGACCTTCCACCTGGCGAGCAAGCTTCCAGCCATCGTGGGCAGCAACATCGAGCGATGCCTGGAGGGGGCGTTCGAGCCGCTGGGCATCACGAACTGGAACGAGCTGTTCTGGATAGTGCACCCAGGGGGACGGGCCATCATCGACCAAGTGGAGGCCAGGGCGGGGCTGGCGCCGGAGAAGCTGGCGGCGACGAGGCACGTGCTCGGCGAGTACGGGAACATGCAGAGCGCGTCGGTGCTCTTCATCATGGACGAGATGAGGAAGCGATCGGCGATGGAGGGCCACGCCACCACCGGCCAGGGCTGCCAATGGGGGGTGCTCTTCGGCTTTGGCCCCGGCCTCACCGTCGAGACCGTCGTCCTCCACAGCGTCCCTATCTAGTCCGTGGGGGTTGGGATCCCCTCCGTGAAAACTACATTACATCGGTGGCTTTTAACCGTTGTTCTTGTACTACACTGCACGCTGCTAAGACTCGTGGGAGGGGCGATGTCGATTAAATAAGGAATTGGATGGATCTCCCGTCCCGGACGACTTCAGGGCGACGGGGACTCCATCATACGTGGTGTGGAGCATGATACGATTAATGtttcttcctcttatttttcCTGTACAATCCATCGTATGCTGGTTTGTGTCAATGGAAAACTAAGCCAAAGCCTCGTGGGTCCTTTCGGGGTATCAAGCAAAGAGGAGATTGATTGCACGCACCGTAACGAGTGTCTTTACCCGATCGATAAGCTCGCGGATCCAAGAGAGAGAAAATAGAAGAATCTCAACGAGTCGATTACTCATGTTTTCTGAATAAAAAATAATCGTTGCCATCGAAGTAGGCGTGTGGTTGAGATTTAAAAGGAGTCGTCCGATGGACGGTCATCCTTTTCCATATTCCGACATAGATATCATAAAATCTGGACCGATCCTTTGTCGGACTATACCAGAGTCTTTCCTCCTGTCGGATACAAACGAAGACCAACCCGGCGCATGATTTCCGGAACCGTCTTTTGACTCCACCACCCTCAGTGCGTATTAATAAGAGGGAAATGGAATGGCAGCTTGCTGGGTGGCCGTCTCCTCGTTCGATCACCTTCAGCAGACAATTGACTTGGTTTGGCTGATATCTATGTCGGACGACTTTTTTGTTCGTTCGACCCTTGGGATGCGATGGTTGGAGACCGGCTTGGCAGCTTCTTTAGTTCTACAGGTTCCCCTTGATGAGGATAATAACGGCGACAAGACTCGACGTCAATTGTCCCAAATAATGCCTCACAACCCCTGATCAATGCAGATCAGAACGTCgatcgaggcgcattaacgcttGCTGAGGCTCTGTTCTTCACGTCACGTcaacaccaat contains:
- the LOC103968786 gene encoding phenylpropanoylacetyl-CoA synthase — its product is MDSFDAFPRPQSADGPATILAIGTANPANVMDQMEYADYYFRITNAEDKTELKRKFKRICEKSTIKKRHMSLTEEILKKNPSLCEYMAPSFDARQLIVLEEVPRLAKEAAAKAIKEWGRPTSDITHLVFCSAAGVDIPGVDYRLLQLLGLPVSVRRVMLYNVGCHAGGTALRVAKDLAENNKDARVLVVCSELNVMFFRGPDDDHFENLIGQALFGDGAAALIVGADPVEGAEKPIFELASASQVMLPESEEMVAGHLREIGLTFHLASKLPAIVGSNIERCLEGAFEPLGITNWNELFWIVHPGGRAIIDQVEARAGLAPEKLAATRHVLGEYGNMQSASVLFIMDEMRKRSAMEGHATTGQGCQWGVLFGFGPGLTVETVVLHSVPI